Proteins encoded in a region of the Paucidesulfovibrio longus DSM 6739 genome:
- a CDS encoding AMP-binding protein, with amino-acid sequence MRDYETTLPALLLGQASERPHRDAMREKQWGVWQSYSWADYALIAAEFAEGLAAMGFGKGDIVIFIGDNRPEWLWGELAIQSLGGLALGLYQDSAAEEVAYVFQLTEARLVVAEDQEQVDKVLEMRSGLPRLEHIIYHDPKGMAAYEQEVPGLRSFEAVRALGRENSDPLAGFRRRTEALSPDDACLIATTSGTTGRPKLAMLSHKNLLAMAANLGKADPKRHTDEFVSFLPLAWMGEQMMAVASSLLFGFCVNFPEEPDTVRGDMREIGPHLIFSPPRVWENMAASVQVRIMETTRLKRALYNLFLPVGIRYADALFRGEKPGPGLRLGKLLADVCLFRALRDRLGFSRVRSATTGGAALGPDTFKFFHALGVRLKQIYGQTEIAGISCIHRDGEVDFDSVGRPIHETELRISEEGEILSKSPAVFLGYYKNEAATAETVEDGWLRSGDAGHFDELGRLVVIDRLKDVMRLEDGTRFSPQFLENKLKFSPYVREAVVLGQDRPHTAAILCIDMDIVGRWAESKMITYTTYQDLAAKESVYGLLRGEVEAINRTLPREMRIRRFALLFKELDADDGELTRTRKVRRGVISERYGALVQALYTDACALSLETEIKYQDGRSRSMCGEIRIEATTGESA; translated from the coding sequence ATGCGCGACTACGAAACCACCCTTCCGGCCCTGCTGCTCGGACAGGCGAGCGAGCGTCCACATCGCGACGCCATGCGCGAAAAGCAGTGGGGCGTCTGGCAGTCTTACTCCTGGGCGGACTACGCCCTCATCGCCGCGGAATTCGCCGAGGGCCTTGCGGCCATGGGCTTCGGCAAGGGCGACATCGTCATCTTCATCGGCGACAACCGCCCCGAATGGCTCTGGGGCGAGCTGGCGATCCAGTCCCTGGGCGGGCTGGCCCTGGGCCTGTACCAGGACTCCGCCGCCGAGGAGGTCGCCTACGTCTTCCAGCTCACCGAGGCCCGCCTGGTCGTGGCCGAGGACCAGGAGCAGGTGGACAAGGTGCTGGAGATGCGCTCCGGCCTGCCCCGTCTCGAACACATCATCTACCACGATCCCAAGGGCATGGCCGCCTACGAGCAGGAAGTGCCGGGACTGCGCTCCTTCGAAGCGGTGCGCGCCCTGGGCCGCGAAAACAGCGACCCGCTGGCGGGCTTCCGGCGGCGGACCGAGGCCCTCTCCCCGGACGACGCCTGCCTCATCGCCACCACGTCCGGCACCACGGGCCGCCCCAAGCTGGCCATGCTTTCCCACAAGAACCTGCTGGCCATGGCCGCGAACCTGGGCAAGGCCGACCCCAAGCGGCACACGGACGAATTCGTGTCCTTCCTGCCCCTGGCCTGGATGGGCGAGCAGATGATGGCCGTGGCCTCCAGCCTGCTTTTCGGCTTCTGCGTGAACTTTCCGGAAGAGCCGGACACCGTACGCGGCGACATGCGCGAGATCGGACCGCACCTGATCTTTTCGCCGCCCCGCGTCTGGGAAAACATGGCCGCGTCCGTGCAGGTCCGGATCATGGAAACCACGCGGCTCAAGCGCGCGCTCTACAATCTCTTCCTGCCCGTGGGCATCCGCTATGCAGACGCCCTCTTCCGGGGCGAAAAGCCCGGTCCCGGCCTGCGGCTCGGCAAGCTTCTGGCGGACGTCTGCCTCTTTCGCGCCCTGCGCGACCGGCTCGGCTTTTCGCGCGTGCGCTCGGCCACCACGGGCGGCGCGGCCCTGGGACCGGATACCTTCAAGTTCTTCCACGCGCTGGGCGTGCGGCTGAAGCAGATTTACGGCCAGACCGAAATCGCGGGCATCAGCTGCATCCACAGGGACGGCGAGGTGGACTTCGATTCCGTGGGCAGGCCCATCCACGAAACCGAGCTGCGCATCAGCGAGGAAGGGGAGATCCTTTCCAAAAGCCCGGCGGTCTTCCTCGGCTACTACAAGAACGAGGCCGCCACCGCCGAGACCGTCGAGGACGGCTGGCTGCGCTCCGGCGACGCCGGGCACTTCGACGAGCTGGGCCGCCTCGTGGTCATCGACCGGCTCAAGGACGTGATGCGGCTCGAGGACGGCACGCGCTTCTCCCCGCAATTCCTTGAAAACAAGCTCAAATTCTCGCCCTACGTGCGCGAGGCCGTGGTTCTCGGCCAGGACCGCCCACACACCGCGGCGATCCTCTGCATCGACATGGACATCGTGGGCCGCTGGGCCGAGTCCAAAATGATCACCTACACCACCTACCAGGATCTCGCGGCCAAGGAGAGCGTCTACGGCTTGCTGCGCGGCGAGGTGGAGGCCATCAACCGGACGCTGCCCCGTGAAATGCGCATCCGCCGCTTCGCCCTGCTCTTCAAGGAGCTGGACGCGGACGACGGCGAGCTGACGCGCACGCGCAAGGTCCGGCGGGGGGTCATTTCCGAGCGCTACGGCGCGCTGGTCCAGGCGCTCTACACCGACGCCTGCGCCCTGAGCCTGGAAACGGAAATCAAGTATCAGGACGGACGCTCGCGCAGCATGTGCG